The following coding sequences lie in one Onychomys torridus chromosome X, mOncTor1.1, whole genome shotgun sequence genomic window:
- the Tex13a gene encoding testis-expressed protein 13A — protein MALNPEDLGSGFRHSKVSSFINEQMAKHDKGPDFYLENLSLSWEEVEDKLKVILEDREMPIEAREACAWGTLALAVRFAHRQGCLQGHGVQWLQDLSGMQKVSALSLPSDLRQLTHPQQMEREVASQLQLAQAKLAEVQRERDLLRLKIIQAELRALPNAVKPAVPIPSAVVRRAGTGIQWSAAKEDLAELMAAATGRREDKAEMTAAALAETLSAPDEASKEPNGSFLKLLEVMNWKNYPLKRQRVGDLKSKETSMCPLSQSLSLRSTSSSEPITVQLPASFTYSYESPFPAIPTTSQVTNTDRPSQIHSYFVASEMSQLSDMGIYRGDHQELQKDKRSSAFRRPGDWDCPWCKAVNFSRRESCFHCGKGIWLQNP, from the exons ATGGCCTTGAATCCTGAAGATCTCGGTAGTGGGTTCCGGCATAGCAAGGTGTCATCCTTCATCAacgagcaaatggccaagcatgACAAAGGCCCTGATTTCTACCTTGAAAACCTATCTCTGTcctgggaggaagtggaagatAAACTCAAAGTCATCCTGGAGGATAGAGAGATGCCTATCGAAGCTCGGGAAGCCTGTGCCTGGGGCACTCTGGCCTTGGCTGTACGTTTCGCTCATAGGCAAGGCTGTTTGCAGGGGCACGGGGTGCAGTGGCTACAAGACTTGTCTGGTATGCAGAAGGTATCTGCACTCTCTTTGCCATCAGACCTGAGGCAGCTCACGCACCCACAACAAATGGAGAGGGAGGTAGCTAGCCAGCTTCAACTGGCTCAGGCCAAACTGGCAGAGGTGCAGAGGGAGCGAGACCTGCTGAGACTGAAGATCATTCAGGCA GAGCTGAGGGCTCTTCCCAATGCAGTAAAACCGGCTGTGCCCATTCCTTCTGCTGTTGTCAGAAGAGCAGGGACAGGGATACAATGGTCAGCTGCAAAAGAAGACTTGGCAGAGTTGATGGCTGCTGCTACAGGAAGACGAGAAGATAAAGCAGAGATGACAGCAGCTGCCCTGGCAGAGACACTATCTGCCCCCGACGAGGCCTCGAAGGAGCCCAATGGAAGTTTTCTGAAGCTTCTTGAAGTCATGAACTGGAAAAATTATCCCTTGAAAAGGCAGAGAGTAGGAGATCTCAAATCCAAGGAGACATCTATGTGCCCTCTCTCCCAGTCCCTGAGTCTTAGATCCACATCCTCCTCTGAACCCATTACTGTCCAACTCCCTGCCTCATTCACATATTCATATGAAAGCCCCTTCCCAGCCATACCTACCACATCCCAAGTAACAAACACAGACAGACCCTCTCAGATACATTCCTACTTCGTGGCCTCTGAGATGAGTCAGCTATCCGATATGGGGATCTACAGAGGAGACCATCAAGAACTGCAGAAAGACAAGAGATCTTCAGCATTCCGCAGGCCTGGGGATTGGGACTGCCCTTGGTGTAAAGCTGTGAATTTTTCAAGGAGGGAAAGCTGCTTCCACTGTGGGAAGGGAATCTGGCTGCAAAACCCTTAG